CTGGGCATCGTCGTGCTGTCGCTGAACGGACCGGTCGTGTCGCTCCTCGCTCTCGGCGGCGCGATCCTGACCGCGGGCGTGATCTACCTGCTCTCGATCAAGGGCGGCTTCGCGGGCACCCGACTGATCCTGATCGGCATCGGCATCGCCGCGATGCTGCAGAGCGTCATCTCCTACGTGCTCTCACGCGCAGCCAGCTGGGACATCCAGACCGCCATGCAGTGGCTCACGGGCAGCCTGAACAACGCCTCGTGGGAACGCGTGACACCGCTCGCGCTCGCCGCGGTCGTCATCCTGCCGCTGATGCTCACGCAGGGCAGGGCGCTGGGCGCTCTGCAGCTGGGCGACGACTCGGCATCCGGGCTCGGCGTGCGCGTCGAACCGCACCCGCCTGCTGTTCATCCTGGGCGCCGTCGCCCTGCTGGCCTTCGCCACCGCCGCCACCGGCCCGATCGCGTTCGTCGCGTTCATGGCCGGCCCCATCGCCGCCCGCATCACGGGCCCCGGCGCGAACCTGCTGCTGCCCAGCGCGTTCGTCGGCGCCGTGCTGGTGATCGGTGGCGACCTGATCGGCCAGTTCGCGCTCGGCGCGCGCTATCCGGTCGGCGTCATCACCGGAGTGCTCGGCGCCCCGTACCTGATCTACCTGCTCATCCGCACCAACCGCACGGGAGGCTCGCTATGACCGTCTCGCACACGCTGTCGGCGGAGGGGGTCACCCTCTCCTACGGCGACCGCACCATCATCGACACCCTCGATCTGCAGATCAGCCCCGGCAGGATCACCACGATCGTCGGGGCGAACGGATGCGGCAAGTCGACACTGCTGCGCTCCCTCGCCCGGCTGCTCTCGCCGAGCGAGGGCCAGGTCGTGCTCGACGGCAAGTCGGTGCACGCGCGCCCGACCAAGGAGGTCGCGCGCATCCTCGGCCTGCTGCCGCAGTCGCCGGTCGCGCCCGAGGGCATCGCGGTCGCCGACCTCGTGGGCCGGGGGCGGCATCCGCATCAGAAGGTGCTCGCGCGGTGGAGCGCGCACGACTACGAGGTCGTCGCCGACGCGCTCGCCGCCACCGGTACCACCGAACTCGCCGACCGCAGCGTCGACGAGCTCTCGGGCGGGCAGCGCCAGCGCGTCTGGATCGCCATGGCGCTCGCGCAGGAGACCGACATCCTCCTGCTCGACGAGCCGACCACCTTCCTCGACGTGGCGCACCAGGTCGAGGTGCTCGACCTGCTCACCGACCTGAGCGTGACGCGCGGCACGACCATCGTGATGGTGCTCCACGACCTCAACCTCGCCGCTCGGTATGCCGACGAACTCGTCGCCATGAAGGACGGCCGCGTGCATGCGACCGGCGCGCCGCAGGAGATCGTCACCGCCCAACTCGTCGAAGAGGTCTTCGGCCTCGCCAATCAGATCACCATCGACCCCGTCTCGGGCAAGCCGATGGTCACACCCATCGGGAGGCATCATGTCCGCTGAGACCACCACCACCGAACGCCCCACCTATGTGCTGGCCCGCGCGGAGGTGCGCGCGGTCACCCGTGTGTCGCCGTCGTTCGTGCGCGTCACCTTCGCCGGCTCCGAGCTGTTCGAGTTCGGCACTCCGGGCGAGGTCATCGACAGCCGCATCAAGCTGATCTTCCCGCCGGCATCCGGCATCCTCCCCACTCTCGACCGGGAGAGCGGCGACTGGTGGGGTTCCTTCCTTGCGGTGCCGGAGGAGGAGCGCGGCTCGATGCGCACCTACTCGGTGCGCGACCTGCGGGTGGATGCCGACGGCACCGAGCTCGACGTCGACTTCGTGCTGCACCTCGAGCCCGGACTCACCGGACCCGCCTCGCTCTGGGCGAGCACCGCCGCCGTCGGCAAGGAGCTGTACCTGGTCGGCCCGCGCCGAGGAGTGGATGCCGAAGCCCACGGCGGTGCGGAGTACGCGCCCGGAACCGCGGCCTCAGTCGTGCTCGCGGGTGATGAGACGGCTGCCCCGGCCATCGCCCGCATCCTGGAAGACGCCCCGCGCGACCTGCGCGGCGTGGCTTTCATCGAGGTGCCGTCGCCCGCCGACATCCTGCGCATCGACGTACCCGCCGGGGTCGAGGTGCACTGGCTGCCCCGCGATGCGGGTGATCCCCACGGTCTGCGGCTGATCCCGGCGGTGCTCGCACACCTGGGTGACGCGGATGCCTCGGACGAGATCAGCGTGAGGGACATCGAGACCGAGGATCTGCTCTGGGAGACTCCGGACTACTCCGGGCTCGGCGAGGAGATCGCCGCGGCGGATGCTCCCGCCGAACGCTACTTCTGGATCGCGGGGGAGAGCGGTGTCGTCACGACCCTGCGCCGCCACCTCGTCAAGGACCTCGGCATCGACCGTTCGCAGGTCGCCTTCATGGGGTACTGGCGCCGCGGCGTCGCGATGCGCGGCTGACGCTGACGGCTTCTGCGCTCGCGCCGCTCGCTCGCGTTACGCACGCCGCAAAGGAGATCTCTCGCAACGACGGACTGAATCCGGCATCCAGTCCTTCGTTCCGTGAGATCTCCTTCATTGCAGGAGCGGATGCCGCCGCTGGGGACTACTTGCTCAGGAAGTCCTTGAGCGCGGCGTTGACCTCGTCGGCGTGCGTCCACAGCAGTCCGTGGGGCGCTCCCTCGACCTCGACGTACGTGGCATCCGGCACGGCCTGGTGGAAGCGGCGGGCGGTCGCATCGATCGGGAGGATGTTGTCCTTCGTGCCGTGCAGGATCAGCGTGGGCTTCGCAGCCGCGCGCACAGCCTCGACATCGCCCCGGAAGTCCTCGATCCACGAGGAGACCACGGCGTAGGCGGCGACGGGTGCGCTGCCGATCGCGACGTTCCAGCTGCCGGTGACGGCCTCCTGGCTGATGCGCGAGCCGAGGTTCTCGTCGAGGTTGTAGAAGTTGTTGTAGAAGTCGGTGAACCACGCGAAGCGGTCACCCTTGGCTGCGGCCTCGATGCCGTCGAAGACCTCCTGCGGCACGCCGTCGGGGTTGTCGTCGCGCTGCACGAGGAAGGGCTCGAGCGAGGCGAGGAAGGCGAGCTTCGCGACCCGGTCGTGCCCGTAGCGGGCGACGTAGCGGGCGAGCTCCCCCGTTCCCATCGAGAACCCGACGAGCACGACGTCGCGCAGGTCGAGGGTCTCGAGCACGGTGTTGAGATCGGCGGCGAAGGTGTCGTAGTCGTAGCCGTCGTTCACCTTCGACGATCCGCCGAAGCCGCGGCGGTCGTAGGTGATGACGCGGTAGCCCTGCGCGAGCAGCTCGCGGGTCTGGCGCTCCCAGCTGTGGCCGTCGAGCGGATAGCCGTGGATCAGGACGACGGGCTGGCCGGCTCCCTGGTCTTCGTAGTAGAGCTCGATCGGAGTGCTGTTCTCGTTCCCGACGGTGATGTAGCCCATGGTCCTGATCCTTTCGACTTCGGTGAGAACGAACGTTCTCGCTCGATATCCCCAATGTAGAGAACGTTCGTTCTCGTGTCAAGTAAACTTCTGGCTATGACCGAAGAAGACGCCCGCGAACGCATCCTCGCCGCCGCCGAGGAGCTCTACTACCGCAAGGGCTACGCGGCCGTCGGCATGGACGAGCTGCGCGCGGCCGCCGGCGTCTCGCTGCGCCGGCTCTATTCGCTGTTCCCGGCCAAGAACGACATCGTCGCCGCGGTGCTCGCCCGCAAGCACGCCGAATGGGAGTCCGGGCTGTCGACGGCGGTGGCGGATGCCGGGGGCGACCCGCGCGCGCGGCTGCTCGCGGTGTACGGCTACCTCGAGGACTGGTTCTGCACCGACAGCTTCCGCGGCTGCGCGTTCATCAACGCCTTCGGCGAGCTGGGCGGAACGAACCCCGAGGTCGCCGAGGTCGTGCGGGAGCACAAGGCGTCGTTCCAGGCGTACATGGCCGGACTCGTCGACGAGATCGGTGCGCCGTCCGGCCTCGCCGCGCAGCTCTCGATCCTCGCGGAGGGCGCGCAGAGCACCGCCGCGATCTCCGGTGACCCGCAGGTCGCCGTGCAGGCGCGCGGCGCCGCCGAGGTGCTGATCGCCGCCGCGCTCCCGGCGCGGGTCTGAGGGGCGCGGTGCTCCTTCCGGCGCGAGGCACCACGTCCGGCGCAAAACTCTCATTCCCGTGCGAGACACCACGTCTCGCGCGGTTTCTCAGTGCCGAAGTGGTTTCTCGGCGCGGCGGCAGGCGGGGCGGAGCGGGCGAAGGGGGTTCCGATGGGGCCTCCCGTGCGCGGCGTGCGACTCGTAGCGTGGGATGCGGGGCCGGCGTGACGTCGGCATCCGATCTGCGAAAGGACTCCTCATGGCCGAACCCACTCCGATCACTCTCAACAACCTGATCACTCTCAACAACGGCGTCACGATGCCGGCGCTGGGGCTCGGCGTCTTCCAGAGCGCGCCGGAGGAGACCGCGGGCGCCGTCGCGGAGGCGCTGCGCATCGGA
The sequence above is drawn from the Candidatus Microbacterium colombiense genome and encodes:
- a CDS encoding ABC transporter ATP-binding protein produces the protein MTVSHTLSAEGVTLSYGDRTIIDTLDLQISPGRITTIVGANGCGKSTLLRSLARLLSPSEGQVVLDGKSVHARPTKEVARILGLLPQSPVAPEGIAVADLVGRGRHPHQKVLARWSAHDYEVVADALAATGTTELADRSVDELSGGQRQRVWIAMALAQETDILLLDEPTTFLDVAHQVEVLDLLTDLSVTRGTTIVMVLHDLNLAARYADELVAMKDGRVHATGAPQEIVTAQLVEEVFGLANQITIDPVSGKPMVTPIGRHHVR
- a CDS encoding siderophore-interacting protein; this encodes MSAETTTTERPTYVLARAEVRAVTRVSPSFVRVTFAGSELFEFGTPGEVIDSRIKLIFPPASGILPTLDRESGDWWGSFLAVPEEERGSMRTYSVRDLRVDADGTELDVDFVLHLEPGLTGPASLWASTAAVGKELYLVGPRRGVDAEAHGGAEYAPGTAASVVLAGDETAAPAIARILEDAPRDLRGVAFIEVPSPADILRIDVPAGVEVHWLPRDAGDPHGLRLIPAVLAHLGDADASDEISVRDIETEDLLWETPDYSGLGEEIAAADAPAERYFWIAGESGVVTTLRRHLVKDLGIDRSQVAFMGYWRRGVAMRG
- a CDS encoding TetR/AcrR family transcriptional regulator, translated to MTEEDARERILAAAEELYYRKGYAAVGMDELRAAAGVSLRRLYSLFPAKNDIVAAVLARKHAEWESGLSTAVADAGGDPRARLLAVYGYLEDWFCTDSFRGCAFINAFGELGGTNPEVAEVVREHKASFQAYMAGLVDEIGAPSGLAAQLSILAEGAQSTAAISGDPQVAVQARGAAEVLIAAALPARV
- a CDS encoding alpha/beta hydrolase, producing the protein MGYITVGNENSTPIELYYEDQGAGQPVVLIHGYPLDGHSWERQTRELLAQGYRVITYDRRGFGGSSKVNDGYDYDTFAADLNTVLETLDLRDVVLVGFSMGTGELARYVARYGHDRVAKLAFLASLEPFLVQRDDNPDGVPQEVFDGIEAAAKGDRFAWFTDFYNNFYNLDENLGSRISQEAVTGSWNVAIGSAPVAAYAVVSSWIEDFRGDVEAVRAAAKPTLILHGTKDNILPIDATARRFHQAVPDATYVEVEGAPHGLLWTHADEVNAALKDFLSK